The region GGCCGCAATTTCTCGTCTCGGCCAGCCCGCGCCCGGGCATGATCTACGATTATTCGGGCTTTCCGCCGCACACCTACCAGATCCAGTACCCGGCGCCCGGCGCGCCGGAACTGGCGGCGCAAGTGAAACAGTTGCTGGACGGGGCCGGCCATCCGGCGCGCCTCGACCACGAGCGGGGTTTCGACCATGGCACTTTCAGCGCCCTGTTCCCCATCTATCCGCAGGCGGACATGCCGCTGGTGCAGCTGTCGCTGAAACACGGCTACGATCCGCTCACGCACGTCGAGGTGGGCCGCGCGCTGGCCAGCCTGCGCCGCCAGGGCGTGCTGATACTCGGCAGTGGCCTCAGTTACCATAACCTGCGCCAGTTCGGCCAGGCAGGCGCCGTCGCCTCGCACCAGTTCGACGCCTGGCTGCGCCAGACCATGGCCTTGCCGCCGCAGCAGCGGCTGGCACAGTTGCTGGCCTGGGACCAGGCGCCGGGCGCGCGCCAGGCCCATCCGCAGGAAGACCATCTGCTGCCCCTGATGGTGGCGCTGGGCGCGGCCGAACAGGAAGCGGCGCACGTGGCCTACCACGAGGAGGATTTCTTTGGAGCATTAGCTGTCACCAGCTTCCGCTTCGGGGAAGGCGCCGCCGCATAAAAAAAGCGCCGCGACATTCCTGTCGCGGCGCTTTTTGCATGCTGAGGCGGTAACTTACGTGCCGCGCTTGCCCCGCGCCGCATTCCTGGCCTTCTCGGCGGCGATCTCCGCCGCCTTCGCCGCTTTTTCCGCCATCTCGGCCGCGTGCTGGGCCAGCAGGGCCGCGCGCGTGTCCGGCGTTTCCAGCGAGATACGGCCCAGGATACCGCTGCGGTAGTCGAGCAGCAGGGTGTGCGAAGCCTTCTCGAAATCGTAGTCGCCGCCCTTGATGCGGAAGCCGCGCTTGGCGGCGATGCCTTCGACCACGCCGATGGCGTCGACTTCATCGACCTTGGTGCCGTAGCGGGCCGCCAGCAAGTCCGGGTAACGCTTGAGCAATTCCTCGGCCAGGAAGACGGCCACTTCTTCTTCGATCAGCGCATTCGAGCCGATGGCGTGGCTGGCCGCCAGCATCAGGCCATCGCTGGGGATGGCGATCTTCGGCCACAGCATGCCGGGCGTATCGACGAGGATGGTGTTCTTGTCCAGATACAATTTCTGCTGCATCTTCGTCACGGCCGGCTCGTCGCCCACCTTGGCCACGCGCTTTTTCAGCAGCGCATTCATCAGCGTCGACTTGCCCACGTTGGGGATGCCCATGATCATGATGCGCAGCGGCTTCGTCGGCACGCCACGGTGCGGCGCCAGCGACTTGGCCAGCTCCGGAATGCGCGCCACGTCGCCCGGCTTCTTGGTCGTCATCGCATACGCGGTCACGCCTTCCTGGGCATTGAAATAGGCGACCCAGGCGGCCGTCGCGGCAGGATCGGCCAGGTCGGTCTTGTTGAGGATTTTCAGGCAGGGGCGCTGGCGGAACAGGCGCAGCTCGTCCACCATGGGATTGCAGCTGGCTGCCGGCAGGCGCGCGTCCACCACTTCAATCACCAGATCGGTGTTTTCCATGGTCTCGGCCGCTTTCTTGCGGGCCGCGTTCATGTGTCCTGGGTACCATTGTATCGCCATGCTCTTGCTTTCAAAATCGTTCGGTCAATCCGCTATTTTACGTGGTTGCCGCCGCAGCGTCCCGTTTTCTACCGGCAAGGGCTGGCGTGCGACACGAACGAGACAATTGGTGATAATTTGTCAGTTACATGAATGATAAGATCCGCCATTCGGCCATCGGGGCCGGCTACTTTCCATCGCACACTACACCGGGCGCGCTTTCCATGCATTTTTCCCGCTTTTCCCTGTTCGCCACCCTCGCCGCCTGCCTGCTGCCCGCCATGGCCCAGGAGCAACCAGTCCCCCCAGGCGACGCCGTGAACCGGGAAATGCAGCAGATCGTCGACGTGCAGAGCACGCGCGATCCCGACCTGCGCCCCTACCGCACCATGCTCAGGGGACTCGACGCGTATGCCGACCACCTGCGCCTGGCGCCGGCCGCGCCGCTGCGCTTCATGCTGCTGCCCGCCACGCCCGCGGCCAGGCTCGACGGCGTGACCCTGCACCTGTCGGCCGACAACCTGTCGATTCCCATCCCGCTGGCGCCGGACGGCAGCTTCATCCTGGCGCGCGACAAGACGGCCTACGATGCGAATGCCGACCTGGTCAGCAACAAGAAGCGCGCCAGCCTGCGCTGGCGGCCAGACATCCATACGCCGGGCCTGCCCGACAACGTGCGCCGCCTGGGCGACTTGCGCCTCGAATGCGAAATCCGCTGGGCCGTGGAACAGGACCAGCTGTCGTTTGTCACGCGCAACCTGTTCAAGCTGGCGGGCGGGCCCTGCCACTCGTCGCTGATCCACGTGCCGTTTCCCGTGGCGCGCGCGCTCGTCGCCGTGCAGGCCACCTCGGGCGAACGCGCGGCGCAGATCCGCGTCACGGACGACCACCTGCGCTACGTGCCGCCGCTGCATGACCAGAGCTGGAGCGACGATACCCTGCTGACCTTGACATACGCGAGCGATGCCAGGGTCGCCGGCGCCGCCCCGGCAACGGCCGCTCCACCCCAATAAGCCTGGCATGCCGTGCACACGCGTGCAGGGGGAAAGCACGTCAAATATTTCCACATAGATTTTTATATTTACTAAAAGCAACAAAAAAGTGTGCTTTAATATCGCCTCTTAAATGAAAAGCAATTATTTTCCAGGCTGGCGCCCAGCGGCGCGCGGGAAAATCAGCAATGGGGAATCGGCAATATGATGATGGAACACACTGGCGTGGCGCCAGCGGCACAGACGGAACCCGAACGTGCCGGCTTGCGCGTCCGCCCGGGCAAAGTGGCCAAGCGCGCGCCGCGCAATGGCAGCATCCTGCAGTTGAAGAAGGAGTGCCGCCAGCTGCAGCTGCATGTGGCGGCACTGGAAGAACGCCTGAAACGCCAGAGCGCCGACAGCTATGGCCTGCAAATGCTGTATGACCAGCTGGTCAATGAAATCAAGCACCACCGCGACATGCTGCAACTCGACAGTTTCGACGCGGAAAAATCGTCAGGCGTCTACACGCAAGCCTGGCGCCACTTCATGGCCGGCGACGCGCTCGACTACCAGACGCACCGCCACACCAATTCGCGCAGCCGCCCGAGCCTGCTGTAGCTACAGTTCCGCCAGCGCCTTCACGTGCGCCGCCACGCTGCGGCCCAGCGACGACAGGTTGTAGCCCCCTTCGAGGCAGCTGACGATGCGGCCCTGGCCATACTGGCTGGCCACCGCCATCATTTGCTGCGTCATCCACGTGTAGTCGGCTTCCACCAGGCCCATGCCACCGACGTCGTCTTCGCGGTGCGCATCGAAACCGGCGGAAATGAAGATCATCTGCGGCCGCTGCCGGTGCAGCGCCGGCAGCCAGTGGTCGAGCACGAGCTGGCGCACGACGTCGCCTTTCGAGCGGGCCGGCACGGGCACGTTGACGCGCGTATCCGTGTAGGACTCGACATCGCTGTACGGGTAAAACGGGTGCTGGAAGAAGCTGACCATCAGGATGCGCGGGTCGTGCGCCACGGATTCGGCCGTGCCATTGCCATGATGCACGTCAAAGTCGACGATGGCGACGCGCTCGAGCCCGCGCACGTCGAGTGCATGCTTGGCGGCGATGGCCACGTTATTGAACAGGCAGAAACCCATCGGTTCGCTGGGCCGCGCATGGTGGCCGGGCGGGCGGATCGAGCAGAAGGCGTTGCTGATCTCGCCATCGATGACGGCGTCCGTGGCAGCCACGGCCGAGCCGGCTGCGGCCAGCGCCGCGTTGTAGCTGTGCGCGTTGAGCAGGGTGTCGCCATCGAGCGGATAGTAATCGCCGGCCGGCGGCACGTTGTCGCGCACCAGGCCGATGGCTGTGGCGCTGTGATTGCGCTCGATGTCGGACAATTGCGCGCGCACGCCATCGCGGTGCTCGACCAGGTCGCTGATGTGCGCGAGGATCAGTTGATCGTTGATGGCCTGCAAGCGGGCCGGCGATTCGGGATGCCAGTCGCCCATCTCGTGGCGCTGGCAATCAGGGTGGGTATAAATGGCTGTGCTCATGCGCTGTACTGGTTACCTCTGTCTCTGCTCTCTATCCATACCGGGAACGCGCGCCGGATATACTGCCGATCATTCCTGCCTGCCCGGCGCGTTCTCGCATAAAATCACTGGCTGGTCTGTGCCGTCCTTGCATCATAGCGAATCTACCACGGGCGCGCAGGTGGCGGGCGGCGCCGTTTGATCTGGCCAAAGCGATTGTAAATTAAATAATCCCGTGTATTGTGATAGAAATAGCATGTTTTCGAAAATACATCAGGCCGCGCGCCAGATCGGCGACGTTCTCGTCGGCAAAGACTTGCAGATCCGCCAGACCCTCGCCTGCGTGCTGGCCGGCGGCCACCTGCTGATCGAAGACGTGCCCGGCGTCGGCAAGACGACCCTGGCGCATGCGCTGGCCATCTCGCTGGGCCTGCAATGGAAGCGCCAGCAATTCACCAGCGACCTGCTGCCGGCCGACGTGGCCGGCATGAGCGTGTACGACCGCGGCAGCGCCAGTTTCATCTTCCACCCCGGCCCCCTGTTTACGCAAGTGCTGCTGGCCGACGAAATCAACCGCGCCACGCCGAAGACGCAGTCCGGCCTGCTCGAAGCGATGGAAGAGCGGCAAGTGAGCCTCGATGGCGTCACGCGCGCGCTGCCGCAGCCGTTTTTCGTCATCGCCACGCAAAACTGCGCGCACCAGCTGGGCACCTTCCCCCTGCCCGAATCGCAGCTCGACCGTTTCCTCATGTGCGTCACCCTGGGCTATCCCGACGCGGCCGCCGAGCGGGCCCTGCTGCTGGGCGCCGACCGCCGCGCCATGCTGCAAACCTTGCCGGCCGTGATGAGCGCGGATGAACTGTTGCAGGCGCAGGCGGCCTTGCGCGCCATCCACGTGTCCGCCGCCGTCGTCGATTACGTGCTGGCCCTCGTGCAGGCGACGCGCGCGCCGGGCGCCTTCGCCGACGGTCTCAGCCCGCGCGCCGCGCTGGCCCTGCTTCAGGCGGCACGCGCCTGGGCCGCGCTGGCGGGGCGCGACCATGTCACGCCCGACGATGTGCAAGCGATGCTGCTGCCCGTCTGCACCCACCGGCTGCGCGCCGCGCAAGGGGCGACGGATAGCCGCGCCCTGCTGCAGCAATTAATGTTAAGCACTCCCGTCTGAACGGCATGCGCTTGCGCAAGATCACCTGGCTGCCGGCCCGCCCCTGGCTCGGCGCGCAGCGCGTGCACATCCGTCCGTCGCGCGCGGGACTGGCGTTTGCCGCGCTGCTGCTGGCGCTGTGGATCGCCGCCGTCAATTACCACCTGGGCCTGGGCTACGCGCTCACCTACTTCGCGGCCGCCTGCGCCATCGCCGACATGCTGTTTGCCAGCCGCAACCTGGCGGGACTGGCGCTGGCGGCCGCGCCGGGCCCGTCCGTGTTCGCGGGCGGCCACGCCTCGTTCAGCTTGCGCCTGATCAACCGCAGCCCCCGCGCGCGCCATGCGCTGCGCGTCGAGGTGGCAGGCTCCGCTGCCACGCCGCAGCTGGCCGCGCCACTGGCGGATATCGCCGTCCACGCGGAAACAACCGTCACCATCGGCGCCGCGGCGCCGCAACGGGGCTGGCTCGCCGCCCCGCCCGTGCGCCTGTCGTGCAACTTTCCGCTGGGCCTGTTTTACGCCTGGTGCCATTGGCAGCCTGAAGCCCGCGTGCTCGTGTATCCGCGCCCTGAGGCGGCTGCGCCGCCGCTGCCCTTGCCCGCTGGCATGGCGCAGATGGCAAGTCAGCAAGCCAGCGCGACCGGCGGAACCCTGGAACTGGCCGGCGTGCGCGCCTACCAGCCCGGCGATCCGCTGCAGCGCCTGGCCTGGCGCCAGATCGCCCGCCATGACGGCGAGCATCTATTCAGCAAGCAATTCCAGCCTGCCGCCGACGCGCGCACGGGCGCAGCCCAGGGCCGCATCGTGCTCGAGCATGCCGCACTGACGGCCTTGCCGCCGGAAGCGCGCCTGTCGCGCCTGGCCGCCTGGGTGCTGGAAGCGGAACGCCGCAACCTGCCGTATGGCTTGCGCCTGGGGGCGCTGGACCTGGCGCCGGACCTGGGCGCCAGCCACCGCGACGCCTGCCTGCGCGCGCTGGCCCTGCACGACTTGCCCGCCAGCCAGGCGGCGCCATGAGGCGCTGGCTGACAAGCTTGCCGCGCGACAAGGCCGACATCCTGCTCCTGCTGCTGGCGGCCGCCATGGTGCTGGCGCCGCACGCGCGGCACCTGCCGCCGTGGCTGTCGCTGGCCATGGCCGCCCCCCTGCTGTGGCGCGCCGCCATCACCGTGCGCGGCACGCGCCAGCCGCGGCTAGCCCTGCTCCTGCCGCTGGCCCTGCTGGGCATCGCCGGCGTCCACGCCAGCTATGGCACCTTGCTGGGGCGCGATGCGGGCGTGGCCATGCTGGCCTTGCTGCTGGCCCTGAAATCGCTGGAAATGCATGGCCGGCGCGACATCTTCGTGTTTGTCTTCCTCAGTTTCTTCCTGTTATTGGCCAATTTTTTCCATGCGCAAGGCATCCTCAGCGCCGCCTGGATGCTGGCCACCGTCATCGTGCTGCTGGCCGCCCTGCTGTCGGCCCAGTACGGCGCCGTGCAGCCACGGCTGTGGCAAAGGCTGCGCTTGCTCGGCCGCATGCTGGCGCTGGCCATTCCCCTGTCGGCCCTGCTGTTCTTCGTCGTGCCGCGTCCCGGCGGCCCCCTGTGGGGGGCGCCGCACGAGGGCGCGCAGGCGCGCACGGGCTTGTCGGACAGCATGCAGCCGGGCGCCATCGCCTCGCTGGCCCTGTCGGGCGAGCCCGTCTTCACGGCCCGCTTCAGCACGCCGATCCCGGCGCAGGAGCAGTTATATTGGCGCGGCGTCGTGCTGGGCGACTACGACGGCGCCACCTGGACGCGCAGCGGCGCCGGCCAGGCCACCCGCCGCGGCCAGGTGATCGACGGCAGGATAGACATCGCGCTCGATGGCCCGCCCAGCAACTACGACATCACCTTGCAAGCCAGTGGCCAGCGGCGCATCTTCGCGCTAGACGTGCCGCGCAGCATCGAACGCCTGCCCGGCAATCCCTATGTCGTCTCGCCCGCGCTGGAAGTGCTGACGGTGCAGCCAATTACTTCGACCGTCCGCTACCGCGCCAGTTCCATGCTCAGCTACCGCCTGCAGGCGGGCCTGTCCACGGCACAACAGCAGCCATGGCTGGCCTTGCCCGCCGGCAGCAACCCGCGCAGCGTGGCCTGGGCCCGCGCCTTGCGCGGCCAGAGCGCACAGGCGCTGGCGCCCGAGGCGGCCATCGCCGCCGTGCTCGGTCATTTCCGCCACGCACCGTTCCGCTACACCCTGCAACCGCCGCTGCTGGGCAAGGATGGCGTCGATGACTTCCTGTTTCGCACGCAGGCGGGCTTTTGCGAACATTACGCGGGCAGCTTTGTCGTGCTGATGCGCGCCATGGGCATTCCCGCGCGCGTCGTCACCGGCTACCAGGGCGGCACGCGCGATGCGGCGGAGGCCGGCGCCGGCACCAGCCTGACGGTGCGCCAGTCCGACGCCCATGCGTGGAGCGAAGTGTGGCTGGCGGGCCGGGGCTGGGTGCGCGTCGATCCCACCAGCGCCGTCGCCCCGCTGCGCACCGAGCGCAACCTGGACGCGGCCCTGCCGCCCGCCCCCGCGCCGCTGGCGGCCTGGCGCGCGCTGGTCGGCCTCGACGGGGGCGCCGGCGCCGCCATCGCCGCATGGCGCCAGCAATGGCAGCAAGCCGAGCAGGCGTGGAGCAGCTGGGTGCTCGACTACACGCCGCAACGCCAGCGCGCCATGCTCGACGGCGTGAAGAACATGCCGGCGCAGCGCATCGCACTGGCCTGCGCCGTGCTGGCCCTGCTGGCGGCGCTGGGCGGCGGACTGCTACACTGGCGGCAACAGCGGCGGGGCGACCCGCTCGACGCCCTGTACGCGCGCTTTTGCCGGCAGCAGGCGCGACGCGGCTACAGCCGTGCGCCGCACGAGGGGCCGCACGGTTATGCTGCGCGCCTGGCTGCCGGCTCCGCCACCCCCGAGACGCACGCCGCCATCGCGCGCTTTCTGGCAATCTATGCCGCGATGAAGTATGGTAATGCCAGCCCAGACGAACAACTCCGCGCGCGGCGCAGCTTGCGCAGCCTGTTAACCCAAAGCCGATGAGACGCTCCTTGTTACCGATCAAATACCCCGCCCTGTCCCTGCTCCTCTCCCTTCCCCTGTGCATGGCAAGCGCGCACGCGGGTGAAAACAGCAATATTTCAGCCGCCGACCGCGCCCGCGCCGTGCGCGCGGCCAAGGCCCAACCCGTCAAGAAGGCGACGCTCAAGCCGGCAGCGAAGAAGGCGCCGGCGAAATTCGACTTCGAAGGTGAATTTGTCGACTATGCCAACTGGAAGGAAGTACGCGCCTTCCTCGACGAGATGGCCGCCAAGCATGGCTTTGACCGCGCCGAACTCGACACCCTGATCGGCAAGGTGCGCTATGTGGAATCGACGGTGCAGCTGATGAAGCCGGCGCCCCCGGGCAAGCCGAAGAACTGGCAAGCGTACAGCGCCCGCTTCATCGAACCGGTGCGCATCAATGCGGGCGTGAAATTCTGGGAAGAAAACGCGGAAGCGCTGGGCCGCGCCGAGCGCGAATATGGCGTGCCGGCCGAGATCATCGTCGGCATCATCGGCGTGGAAACCGTGTATGGCCGCAACACGGGCCGCTTCCGCGTGCTCGATGCGCTGACCACGCTGGCGTTTTCCTATCCGGAAAGCCCAACGCGGGCCGCGCGCATGGCATTTTTCAAGGGCGAGCTGGAAAACGCGCTGCTGTTCGCGCGCAAGGATGGCATCGATCCGCTGACCCTGCTCGGCTCGTATGCGGGTGCCATCGGCCTGCCCCAGTTCATGCCTAGCAGCATCATGAAATATGCGGTGGACTTCGATGGCGATAGTCACATCGACTTGCGCAATTCGACGGCCGACGCCATCGGCAGCGTGGCGCACTTCCTCGTCGAACACGGCTGGCGCCGCGACGATCCGGCCATCAGCGTGTATCCGGTCAACGTTTCGCCCAACCGCGCCTGGGAACAGTTCATCGGCCAGGGCTTGCAGGCGAAGTACCGTCTGGACGAGCTGCAGGCGGCCGGCGTCAGCGTCGTATCGCCCGTGCCACAAAACATGCTGTTCGGCTTGATCGACTTGCAAAATGGCTCAGAAGCAACTGAGTATAGCTTGGCAACCAATAACTTCTTTGCTATAACTCAGTACAACAGAAGTTATTTTTATGCCATGTCAGTAATCGACCTGGGCAAGGCTATCAGTCAAGTGCGCGCACGCTAACCGAAAGTCAGTGTAAAGTTGTAATATTACTTGTAAGAAAGCGTAAGCGATGTTGAAGCGACCGGCAAACACGTCTATGGTGGAGTCGATAACATCGTGCCAGCCTCGCTCGCCAGCCTGTTGTGCGGCACGGGATACAGAAATGGTTTTATACTTAACTTTTGTCAAAGTACAATTTTTGTTCTATCATAGAGCAATAATAAAGAATAAATAGGTGTTGCAGCAAGACAACGCCGATTCTGTACCAAGCAAGATTGCAGTGCTTTCCAGCCTGAAATTGAATCCTGCTGTACAATTGTGTATATATTATGAAAAACTGTCTCCCGGATCGTACCGTGTGTGAATTTGTTCCTTTTAGTAAAGAATGAACATGAACGCAGCAAGAGCGAGCTCCGAGTGTTTTTTACTTTGCAGTGCAACTACAGAAGGAACAACAACATCATGACAAACCAAGTCGGCATTGATATGAACAGCGATTCGGACTCCGACGATCTGCTTCAGTACAACCCAAACAGATTGCTCGATACCCTGATCGAAAACCTGCGCCTGAAAAACGACGCAGCCCTGTCGCGCGCACTGGAAGTCGCGCCACCAGTCATCAGCAAAATCCGCCACCACCGCCTGCCGGTCGGCGCATCGCTGCTGATACGCATGCATGAAGTCAGCGACCTGAGCATCCGTGACCTGCGTTACCTGATGGGTGACCGCCGCAACAAATTCCGCATCAGCGACAAGCAATTCAAGCCAAAAGAAGGCGAAACGCCACAAGGCTGATCCTGCCAGTTATGCAGGTTTTCCCTCCCCGCCATGGGGAGGGGGTAGTTTTCAGCAGTTCTCCGGCCGTCCTGGCCACAGTATATTTCCACCTACCACCGTATTTTCCAAGCTGCATCGACGCCCGCCTACGCCGTCGCAAGGGGCAGTGATCTGCGGCCAAGAAGCGCAACCGTGCTCCAGCACGGTGAGCATCGCAGGCCGCAAAGCGCGCCGCGCAGCAGCCGGCCTCCGCTATCAGGCAGGAAAGACGCCGGTCGACAGATAGCGGTCGCCGCGGTCGCAGACGACAAACACGATCGTCGCATTTTCCACCGTCTGCGAAATGCGCAGCGCGATTTCGCATGCGCCAGCCGCGGAGATGCCGCAGAACAAGCCCTCTTCCGCCGCCAGGCTGCGCGCCATGCGCTCTGCCACGCCCTGGCTCACGTATTCGACCTGGTCGACGCGGCTCTTGTCGTAGATTTTCGGCAAATATGCTTCCGGCCATTTGCGGATGCCGGGAATCTGCGAGCCTTCCTCGGGCTGCGCGCCGATGATCTGGATGGCGGGATTCTGTTCCTTCAGGTAGCGCGACACGCCCATGATGGTGCCCGTCGTGCCCATGGCGCTGACGAAGTGCGTGACGCGCCCGTCCGTGTCGCGCCAGATTTCCGGCCCCGTCGTTTCATAGTGGGCGCGCGAATTGTCTTCATTGGCGAACTGGTCGAGGATCACGCCGCGGCCATCCTTCTGCATCTGCTCGGCCAGGTCGCGCGCATATTCCATGCCGCCCGTCTTCGGCGTCAATAAAATGTCGGCGCCGTAGGCGGCCATGCTCTGGCGGCGCTCCACGCTGAGGTTATCCGGCATCAGCAACAGCATCTTGTAACCGCGCAAGGCGGCAGCCATGGCCAGCGCAATGCCGGTATTGCCGCTGGTGGCCTCGATCAGGGTATCGCCCGGCTTGATGACGCCGCGTTCTTCAGCGCGCTTGAGCATGGACATGGCGGCGCGGTCCTTCACGGAGCCGGCCGGGTTGTTGCCTTCCAGCTTGCCCAAGATGACGTTATTGCGCGCGATCGCATCGGCGCCCGGCAAGCGCGTCAGCTGCACCAGCGGGGTATTGCCTATCGTATCTTCCAGTGTCTTGTAAGCCATCGTGTCTGTTTGAGTAATTTCAACAAAGACCCATTCTAATATGAGATGCTGGACGGCGTACGGCTAAAAACCGCTGCCCCGCCAGGCAGGCCGCGTTGCGACCGCCCTGGCGCCAGGCCGCATGGCGCCTTGCTTTGCAGCAGTTACGGGCGAGGCCATGCGGCTTCCCAGCGCCCCGGGCGCGCATGCGCTAGACTCGTGGCGGTTAGTTATTTTAGTAATTTGCTTATTCAATCAATGGATTAGTCATGGCCAGCACCACACCCGAATTCATCCCCGAAACCACGCAGGACGATCCCGTCCAGGCCAGCAGCCTCGATATCCAGGGCCGCATGCACCAGATTTCCCCCGTCTTCACCGAAGCGGAACTGCGCCGATTGCAACGCTATGGCAAGGTCTGCCACTACGCCGGCGGCGCCACCCTGTTCGAGGCGGGCAGCAGCAGCTTCGGCATGCTGGTCATCCTGTCGGGCAACGTGGCCGTCACGCGCCATGAAGGACTGGGCCGCACCTCGCTGATGCGCGAAATCGGCCCCGGCCACTTCATCGCCGAAGTGGCGCAGCTGTCGGGCCGCCCCGCCCTCGTCAACGGCCATGCCGTGGGCGACGTGGAGGTGCTCGTGATCAGCTCGGAATCCTTGCGCGCGCTGATCGTGGCGGAAGCGGAAATGGGCGAGCGCATCGTGCGCGCCCTGATCCTGCGCCGCGTGGCGCTGATCGAAGTCAATTCGGGCGGCCCCGTGCTGGTGGGACCGCGCGGCAATGGCAATCTGTTCCAGCTGCAAAGCTTCTTGTCGAGCAATGGCCATCCGCACACGGTGCTCGACCCGGCCAGCGATGCGGCCGCCGCCGCGCTGGCCGAGCGCTACCAGCCCGCGCCGCAGGAGTGGCCGCTGGTGGTGTGTCCCGACGGCAAGGTCATGAAGAATCCGGGCAATGCGGAACTGGGGCGCTGCCTGGGCATGCTGCCCGATTTATCCGGCGACAAGATTTTCGACGTGCTCGTGGTGGGCGCCGGCCCGGCCGGCCTGGCGACGGCCGTGTATGCGGCCTCGGAAGGCTTGTCCGTGCTGGCCCTGGAACAGCGCGCGTATGGCGGCCAGGCGGGCGCCAGCGCGCGCATCGAAAATTACCTGGGCTTCCCAACGGGAATCTCCGGCCGCGCGCTGGCCGGGCGCGCCTACGTGCAGGCGCAAAAGTTCGGCGTCGAGATCGCCACGCCGGCCAGCGCCGCCAACCTGCTGTGCGACAGCTGGCCGCTGCGCGTGACCCTGTGCGACGGCACCCAGGTGCGCGCCCGCACGGTGGTGCTGTCGTGCGGCGCGCGCTACCGCCGCCCGTCGCTGGCGAACCTGAAAACCTACGAGGGACGGGGCGTGTATTACTGGGCCTCGCCCATCGAGGCCAAGCTGTGCCGGCAGGAAGAGATCATTCTGGTCGGCGGCGGCAACTCGGCCGGCCAGGCGGCCGTGTTCCTCTCCGGCCACGCGGCCAGAGTCCACATGG is a window of Janthinobacterium sp. 1_2014MBL_MicDiv DNA encoding:
- a CDS encoding AAA family ATPase produces the protein MFSKIHQAARQIGDVLVGKDLQIRQTLACVLAGGHLLIEDVPGVGKTTLAHALAISLGLQWKRQQFTSDLLPADVAGMSVYDRGSASFIFHPGPLFTQVLLADEINRATPKTQSGLLEAMEERQVSLDGVTRALPQPFFVIATQNCAHQLGTFPLPESQLDRFLMCVTLGYPDAAAERALLLGADRRAMLQTLPAVMSADELLQAQAALRAIHVSAAVVDYVLALVQATRAPGAFADGLSPRAALALLQAARAWAALAGRDHVTPDDVQAMLLPVCTHRLRAAQGATDSRALLQQLMLSTPV
- the mltB gene encoding lytic murein transglycosylase B, with protein sequence MRRSLLPIKYPALSLLLSLPLCMASAHAGENSNISAADRARAVRAAKAQPVKKATLKPAAKKAPAKFDFEGEFVDYANWKEVRAFLDEMAAKHGFDRAELDTLIGKVRYVESTVQLMKPAPPGKPKNWQAYSARFIEPVRINAGVKFWEENAEALGRAEREYGVPAEIIVGIIGVETVYGRNTGRFRVLDALTTLAFSYPESPTRAARMAFFKGELENALLFARKDGIDPLTLLGSYAGAIGLPQFMPSSIMKYAVDFDGDSHIDLRNSTADAIGSVAHFLVEHGWRRDDPAISVYPVNVSPNRAWEQFIGQGLQAKYRLDELQAAGVSVVSPVPQNMLFGLIDLQNGSEATEYSLATNNFFAITQYNRSYFYAMSVIDLGKAISQVRAR
- a CDS encoding DODA-type extradiol aromatic ring-opening family dioxygenase is translated as MQEHTFPTYFLSHGGGPWPFMKEQFGGRYDVLEASLQDIPRQVGARPKAVLVVTAHWEGPQFLVSASPRPGMIYDYSGFPPHTYQIQYPAPGAPELAAQVKQLLDGAGHPARLDHERGFDHGTFSALFPIYPQADMPLVQLSLKHGYDPLTHVEVGRALASLRRQGVLILGSGLSYHNLRQFGQAGAVASHQFDAWLRQTMALPPQQRLAQLLAWDQAPGARQAHPQEDHLLPLMVALGAAEQEAAHVAYHEEDFFGALAVTSFRFGEGAAA
- a CDS encoding transglutaminase TgpA family protein; the encoded protein is MRRWLTSLPRDKADILLLLLAAAMVLAPHARHLPPWLSLAMAAPLLWRAAITVRGTRQPRLALLLPLALLGIAGVHASYGTLLGRDAGVAMLALLLALKSLEMHGRRDIFVFVFLSFFLLLANFFHAQGILSAAWMLATVIVLLAALLSAQYGAVQPRLWQRLRLLGRMLALAIPLSALLFFVVPRPGGPLWGAPHEGAQARTGLSDSMQPGAIASLALSGEPVFTARFSTPIPAQEQLYWRGVVLGDYDGATWTRSGAGQATRRGQVIDGRIDIALDGPPSNYDITLQASGQRRIFALDVPRSIERLPGNPYVVSPALEVLTVQPITSTVRYRASSMLSYRLQAGLSTAQQQPWLALPAGSNPRSVAWARALRGQSAQALAPEAAIAAVLGHFRHAPFRYTLQPPLLGKDGVDDFLFRTQAGFCEHYAGSFVVLMRAMGIPARVVTGYQGGTRDAAEAGAGTSLTVRQSDAHAWSEVWLAGRGWVRVDPTSAVAPLRTERNLDAALPPAPAPLAAWRALVGLDGGAGAAIAAWRQQWQQAEQAWSSWVLDYTPQRQRAMLDGVKNMPAQRIALACAVLALLAALGGGLLHWRQQRRGDPLDALYARFCRQQARRGYSRAPHEGPHGYAARLAAGSATPETHAAIARFLAIYAAMKYGNASPDEQLRARRSLRSLLTQSR
- a CDS encoding DUF58 domain-containing protein, giving the protein MRLRKITWLPARPWLGAQRVHIRPSRAGLAFAALLLALWIAAVNYHLGLGYALTYFAAACAIADMLFASRNLAGLALAAAPGPSVFAGGHASFSLRLINRSPRARHALRVEVAGSAATPQLAAPLADIAVHAETTVTIGAAAPQRGWLAAPPVRLSCNFPLGLFYAWCHWQPEARVLVYPRPEAAAPPLPLPAGMAQMASQQASATGGTLELAGVRAYQPGDPLQRLAWRQIARHDGEHLFSKQFQPAADARTGAAQGRIVLEHAALTALPPEARLSRLAAWVLEAERRNLPYGLRLGALDLAPDLGASHRDACLRALALHDLPASQAAP
- the ylqF gene encoding ribosome biogenesis GTPase YlqF; protein product: MNAARKKAAETMENTDLVIEVVDARLPAASCNPMVDELRLFRQRPCLKILNKTDLADPAATAAWVAYFNAQEGVTAYAMTTKKPGDVARIPELAKSLAPHRGVPTKPLRIMIMGIPNVGKSTLMNALLKKRVAKVGDEPAVTKMQQKLYLDKNTILVDTPGMLWPKIAIPSDGLMLAASHAIGSNALIEEEVAVFLAEELLKRYPDLLAARYGTKVDEVDAIGVVEGIAAKRGFRIKGGDYDFEKASHTLLLDYRSGILGRISLETPDTRAALLAQHAAEMAEKAAKAAEIAAEKARNAARGKRGT
- a CDS encoding histone deacetylase family protein, whose product is MSTAIYTHPDCQRHEMGDWHPESPARLQAINDQLILAHISDLVEHRDGVRAQLSDIERNHSATAIGLVRDNVPPAGDYYPLDGDTLLNAHSYNAALAAAGSAVAATDAVIDGEISNAFCSIRPPGHHARPSEPMGFCLFNNVAIAAKHALDVRGLERVAIVDFDVHHGNGTAESVAHDPRILMVSFFQHPFYPYSDVESYTDTRVNVPVPARSKGDVVRQLVLDHWLPALHRQRPQMIFISAGFDAHREDDVGGMGLVEADYTWMTQQMMAVASQYGQGRIVSCLEGGYNLSSLGRSVAAHVKALAEL